In a single window of the Globicephala melas chromosome 10, mGloMel1.2, whole genome shotgun sequence genome:
- the BCDIN3D gene encoding RNA 5'-monophosphate methyltransferase gives MATVPHANGNPKLLRWLSGGRFYSHSPLPCSAGALEPGPRSPSLQVPDFRFRGDPEARLRLMAASMKQATGGVEETAAEEEPRVLEPGAAPFGNFPHYSRFHPPEQRLRLLPPELLRRLFPQSPETRPILGLDVGCNSGDLSVALYKHFLSLHDGETCSDASRELRLLCCDIDPVLVERAEKECPFPDGLTFITLDFMNHRTRKVLLSSFLSQFGCSVFDIGFCMSITMWIHLNHGDQGLWEFLAHLSSLCCYLLVEPQPWKCYRAAARRLRKLGLHDFDHFRSLAIRGDMANQIVQILTQDHGMELVCCFGNTSWDRSLLLFRAKQATETHPIPESLIEEGKERNRIRFWRQ, from the exons ATGGCGACGGTTCCTCACGCCAACGGAAACCCCAAACTTCTGCGCTGGCTCAGCGGAGGCCGCTTTTATAGTCACTCGCCTTTGCCATGCAGCGCAGGCGCGCTGGAGCCCGGACCGCGCTCGCCGAGCCTGCAGGTTCCCGACTTCCGGTTCCGAGGCGACCCCGAGGCCAGACTGAGACTAATGGCGGCGTCCATGAAGCAAGCCACCGGAGGCGTTGAAGAGACCGCGGCGGAAGAGGAACCGCGAGTTCTGGAACCCGGGGCCGCCCCATTCGGAAATTTCCCTCATTATTCCCGCTTCCACCCTCCAGAGCAACGGCTCCGCCTCCTGCCTCCAGAGCTGCTTCGCCGGCTCTTCCCTCAGAGTCCAGAGACAAGGCCGATCCTGGGGCTCGACGTGGGGTGTAACTCCGGG GATCTGAGTGTGGCTCTATACAAACATTTCCTTTCCCTACATGATGGGGAGACCTGCTCAGATGCCTCAAGAGAGCTACGTCTCCTCTGCTGCGACATAGATCCAGTCCTGGTGGAACGAGCTGAAAAAGAATGCCCTTTTCCTGATGGCTTGACCTTTATCACCCTGGACTTCATGAATCACAGGACCCGGAAAGTTCTCTTGAGCTCTTTCTTAAGCCAGTTTGGATGCTCAGTTTTTGATATTGGCTTCTGCATGTCAATAACCATGTGGATTCATCTGAACCATGGGGACCAAGGCCTTTGGGAGTTCCTGGCCCACCTTTCTTCCCTGTGCTGCTACCTCCTTGTGGAACCACAGCCCTGGAAGTGTTATCGGGCAGCTGCAAGGCGTCTCCGGAAGCTGGGCCTCCATGATTTTGACCACTTCCGCTCCCTAGCTATCCGAGGTGATATGGCTAATCAGATTGTGCAGATCTTGACCCAGGACCATGGCATGGAATTAGTATGCTGCTTTGGCAACACCAGTTGGGACCGAAGCCTTCTGCTCTTCAGAGCAAAACAAGCCACAGAGACTCATCCGATCCCTGAATCACTGatagaagaagggaaagaaaggaacagaataaGATTCTGGAGACAATGA